One stretch of Rhodopirellula islandica DNA includes these proteins:
- a CDS encoding DUF1549 and DUF1553 domain-containing protein — protein sequence MPSFLSSGFFGVDAMCHRGGSKRLIGMVLLLVFLGGPNLFAQRANQRNVKKSNAKTKIRLPESVRTKKPVDMDVAPVRQSSRPEIRYAANELDTFIERELLAEGITPQELASDEVFLRRVYLDVAGRIPTLEEANRFLESKSSDRREELIDQLLSSPDYVSHSYNWWADTLRLVDRPQPNLVADPYNGYVKESIAENKPYDQWVYEMLTADGKVWDNPATGFQLRDDGMPLPYIDNTVRVFLGTQIGCAQCHDHPFDEWSQYQFYQLAAFTAGTSTRMRKGDPGFEKTNPANALINEGKKRYDKGRVPGEFQRIARANTYIVSERPRRLRLPHDYAYRDAKPKDFVEPKVLWGEIPTSAAKATPREQFAAWMTSPENPRFSQTIVNRLWKRLMGVGFVDPVDDIRDENPCVNEAAMEHLCKELIRRGFDLKELTRIVLYSQTYQRQAVDFDITDGELYYFPGPTVRRMTAEQVWDSILTLAVDNPWPFQRPTAAEMKPVMDLDFSKVDFAEVQRRSAKFKETYFAGVYKRNLNQHAYQRNVLCRASELPSPLPADHFLRQFGQGDREVINGAQDDATVPQILAMFNGPITHVMLEPGSALVDSVLEVNNVKKRIDAIFLSVLTRKPSTEDRVLASRELSSQNQTGVGYGNIIWALLNTREFLFIQ from the coding sequence ATGCCATCTTTTCTGAGTTCTGGTTTTTTCGGAGTCGACGCGATGTGTCACCGAGGCGGTTCGAAGCGTTTGATTGGGATGGTTTTGTTGCTGGTTTTCTTGGGGGGACCCAACCTGTTCGCCCAGCGAGCCAACCAGCGAAACGTCAAAAAGTCAAACGCGAAAACGAAGATTCGCCTTCCCGAAAGCGTCCGCACGAAGAAGCCAGTGGACATGGACGTCGCTCCCGTCCGCCAATCCAGTCGCCCAGAAATTCGCTACGCAGCGAACGAGCTGGATACCTTCATCGAACGAGAATTGTTGGCCGAGGGCATCACACCACAAGAACTGGCCAGCGACGAAGTCTTTCTGCGACGCGTTTACCTGGACGTCGCCGGACGCATTCCCACTCTGGAAGAAGCCAATCGGTTCCTCGAATCCAAATCCAGCGATCGACGGGAAGAGCTGATCGACCAGTTGCTCTCCAGCCCCGACTACGTCAGTCATTCGTACAACTGGTGGGCGGACACATTGCGATTGGTCGATCGCCCTCAGCCAAACTTGGTCGCGGATCCCTACAACGGATACGTCAAGGAATCCATCGCCGAGAACAAACCCTACGACCAGTGGGTTTACGAGATGCTGACAGCGGACGGCAAAGTTTGGGACAACCCCGCGACCGGGTTTCAGCTTCGTGATGATGGGATGCCGCTGCCTTACATCGACAACACCGTGCGAGTTTTTCTGGGAACTCAAATCGGATGCGCTCAGTGCCACGACCATCCGTTTGATGAGTGGTCGCAGTATCAGTTCTACCAACTAGCAGCATTCACCGCGGGAACCAGCACTCGGATGCGAAAGGGCGATCCCGGATTCGAGAAAACCAATCCCGCGAACGCGCTCATCAACGAAGGCAAAAAACGCTACGACAAAGGACGCGTTCCCGGCGAGTTTCAACGCATCGCCCGAGCGAACACCTACATCGTCAGTGAGCGACCGCGACGTCTGCGATTGCCGCATGACTACGCCTATCGCGATGCCAAGCCGAAGGACTTTGTTGAGCCCAAGGTGCTCTGGGGGGAAATCCCAACTTCTGCGGCCAAGGCAACGCCGCGTGAGCAGTTCGCCGCGTGGATGACCAGTCCCGAAAATCCTCGGTTCAGTCAAACGATCGTGAACCGACTTTGGAAGCGTTTGATGGGCGTCGGCTTCGTCGATCCTGTGGATGACATTCGGGACGAGAATCCATGTGTCAATGAAGCCGCGATGGAGCACCTGTGCAAAGAATTGATCCGACGTGGATTTGACCTGAAAGAACTGACCCGCATTGTCCTCTACAGCCAAACCTATCAGCGGCAAGCGGTCGATTTCGACATCACCGATGGTGAGCTCTACTACTTCCCCGGCCCCACCGTCCGGCGGATGACAGCGGAACAAGTCTGGGATTCGATTCTGACGCTAGCCGTGGACAACCCCTGGCCTTTCCAACGTCCCACCGCCGCAGAAATGAAGCCTGTGATGGACCTGGATTTTTCCAAGGTGGATTTTGCGGAGGTCCAGCGACGCTCCGCCAAGTTCAAGGAAACCTATTTCGCGGGCGTCTACAAACGCAATCTCAACCAGCACGCCTACCAGCGCAACGTGTTGTGCCGGGCCAGTGAATTGCCTTCGCCACTGCCAGCGGATCATTTCTTGCGTCAATTTGGTCAAGGTGATCGAGAGGTCATCAATGGGGCCCAAGACGACGCCACCGTGCCGCAGATCCTGGCAATGTTCAATGGCCCGATCACCCACGTGATGTTGGAACCCGGTTCGGCTTTGGTCGACAGCGTCCTCGAAGTGAACAACGTCAAGAAACGAATCGATGCGATTTTCCTGAGCGTGTTGACTCGCAAACCATCGACGGAAGATCGCGTCCTCGCATCGCGTGAACTTTCCAGTCAGAACCAAACCGGTGTCGGCTACGGCAACATCATCTGGGCTCTGCTGAACACACGAGAGTTCTTGTTCATCCAGTGA
- a CDS encoding DUF1501 domain-containing protein: protein MAGIEFTLEDRRRFISRLAKQTLGVSFAGGMLGGPWWDELSPSSRALAESASAKKAKHIIYLFMDGAMSHLDTFDPKVGVEEAGETKPIATRVPGIQFGDRFPKLSYLAGAIATVRSLSTETGAHEQGRYLMRTAYKQINSIQHPGMGAWMVDRQGRENKELPGNFLIGSGNRHPGAGFLPPALSPVPIANANSGLQNIKLPKYLDEKLFYRRLALANRFDKSFQSQRKNNDVEAYNQLYLETRKLMGSEHLKVFDLNEEDAKIRDAYGRNSFGQGCLLARRLVESGARFVEVNFGGWDMHQDLYSRLDEKATQVDDGMGFLLRDLHSKGLLDETLVVLTTEFGRKPKLNANAGRDHHPGVFCSLLAGAGIKGGQVLGASDKHGSYVDEYPVSVSSFNKTIAAAAGLPLDEEFFAPNGRPFKIGGDDDPIPELLA from the coding sequence ATGGCCGGAATTGAATTCACCCTGGAAGATCGACGACGATTCATCAGCCGGTTGGCGAAACAAACACTCGGCGTGTCATTCGCTGGTGGAATGCTAGGCGGGCCGTGGTGGGATGAGTTGTCGCCCAGCAGCCGTGCTCTTGCAGAGTCGGCCTCTGCCAAGAAAGCCAAGCACATCATCTATCTGTTCATGGATGGTGCGATGTCGCATTTGGACACGTTTGATCCCAAGGTTGGTGTCGAAGAAGCTGGCGAAACCAAGCCCATCGCGACTCGAGTGCCCGGCATCCAGTTCGGGGATCGTTTTCCAAAACTTTCGTACCTCGCGGGAGCCATCGCGACCGTTCGATCACTGTCCACCGAAACCGGCGCACACGAACAAGGTCGGTACCTGATGCGGACTGCCTACAAGCAAATCAACTCCATTCAGCATCCCGGCATGGGGGCCTGGATGGTGGACCGGCAAGGTCGTGAGAACAAAGAGTTGCCGGGCAATTTCTTGATCGGCAGTGGCAACCGGCATCCTGGTGCTGGTTTTTTGCCGCCGGCATTGTCGCCCGTTCCGATTGCCAATGCCAATTCGGGTTTGCAGAACATCAAGTTGCCGAAGTACTTGGATGAAAAACTGTTCTATCGCCGATTGGCGCTCGCCAATCGATTCGACAAGTCGTTTCAGTCGCAGCGGAAGAACAACGATGTCGAAGCCTACAACCAGCTCTACTTGGAAACTCGCAAGCTCATGGGAAGCGAGCATTTGAAAGTGTTCGACTTGAACGAAGAGGATGCCAAGATTCGTGACGCCTATGGTCGCAACTCGTTCGGCCAAGGTTGCTTGCTTGCACGCCGTTTAGTGGAATCGGGAGCCCGGTTTGTTGAAGTCAACTTCGGTGGCTGGGATATGCACCAAGACCTCTATTCGCGTCTGGACGAGAAGGCGACTCAGGTCGATGACGGGATGGGGTTCTTGCTCCGTGATTTGCACTCGAAGGGATTGCTCGACGAGACACTGGTGGTTTTGACAACCGAATTTGGCCGCAAGCCGAAGCTGAATGCGAACGCGGGCCGTGATCACCACCCGGGGGTGTTCTGCAGTTTGCTGGCGGGAGCCGGGATCAAGGGTGGGCAAGTCCTGGGGGCTTCGGATAAACACGGCAGCTATGTCGATGAGTATCCGGTCAGCGTTTCGTCGTTCAACAAGACCATCGCTGCGGCGGCAGGGTTGCCGCTGGACGAGGAGTTCTTCGCGCCCAACGGACGTCCCTTTAAGATCGGGGGCGACGACGATCCCATCCCCGAACTTCTTGCCTGA
- a CDS encoding DMT family transporter has translation MSESAQLVSHRRAVLALVVVNVLWGSSFPFIKALNLLADEHFGVDEHTASGAFRAAASAWMTGLRFALAFLMFAVCCSGVLRRVRWPHFLAGIAIGCLFVVGMVLQVSGLSTIPASRSGFLTSLAVVWTPILATLFERQRPRPIVLLAGGVSLIGVAILTGLLQWADGGLRFAPDGLGQWKAGDTLTLLAVLFFSGQIVAVDWFGKRLDSLAFTPSMFGTTAVLALLFFALIQPSIPEVAASDSGNSGWYALTIQPRFYGLIVLLSIFPSLVAFSLMNRFQPSVSPTQASVLYTLEPLMASTWAMFIPGLLSVWCAVEYANERLTFELILGGTILILANLLALRPAKNAQADC, from the coding sequence TTGTCAGAATCAGCCCAATTGGTTTCGCATCGTCGTGCTGTTCTGGCGTTGGTCGTGGTCAACGTTTTGTGGGGATCCTCGTTCCCCTTCATCAAGGCGTTGAATCTGCTCGCTGACGAGCACTTTGGTGTGGATGAACACACGGCCTCGGGGGCGTTCCGTGCCGCGGCATCGGCATGGATGACCGGATTGCGATTCGCGTTGGCTTTTTTGATGTTCGCGGTCTGTTGCAGCGGGGTGCTTCGACGTGTTCGGTGGCCGCACTTTCTGGCCGGAATCGCAATCGGGTGTTTGTTCGTCGTCGGCATGGTCTTGCAGGTATCCGGACTGTCGACCATTCCCGCGTCTCGCAGTGGATTCTTGACCAGCCTCGCGGTGGTGTGGACGCCCATTCTTGCGACGCTCTTTGAACGACAACGGCCACGACCAATCGTGCTGCTTGCCGGGGGCGTGTCCCTGATCGGCGTGGCGATACTGACCGGGTTGCTCCAGTGGGCCGACGGCGGCCTGCGTTTCGCACCCGATGGACTGGGGCAGTGGAAAGCTGGTGACACGTTGACGCTGCTCGCCGTGTTGTTTTTCAGCGGCCAGATTGTCGCTGTCGATTGGTTTGGAAAACGGCTGGATTCGCTCGCGTTCACACCATCGATGTTCGGAACCACCGCCGTGTTGGCGTTGCTGTTCTTTGCCCTGATTCAACCCAGCATTCCAGAGGTTGCAGCAAGCGATTCAGGCAACTCTGGTTGGTACGCGTTGACGATCCAGCCCCGGTTCTATGGGCTGATCGTGTTGCTTTCGATCTTCCCGTCTTTGGTCGCATTTTCGCTGATGAATCGATTTCAACCCAGCGTGTCTCCGACGCAGGCATCGGTGCTCTACACCCTGGAACCACTGATGGCGTCCACCTGGGCCATGTTCATTCCCGGACTGCTTAGCGTTTGGTGTGCCGTTGAGTACGCAAACGAGAGGTTGACCTTCGAATTGATACTCGGCGGAACCATCCTGATCCTCGCCAACCTGCTGGCCCTCCGGCCAGCCAAGAACGCGCAAGCCGATTGCTGA
- a CDS encoding sulfatase-like hydrolase/transferase produces the protein MNRSVIAACLFLGTLFLNGTSSKTFADERPNIIFIFADDLCFDSIAELGNEEVETPNLDRLAREGTSFNHAYNMGSWSGAVCLASRTMLNSGRFVWQAQEIYNQSEKERQAGRWWGEMMKAAGYRTYMTGKWHCRASAEKSFDVVRDTRAGMPKDFPEGYNRPIEGQPDPWSPSDPKWGGFWEGGTHWSEVVANHSDDFFADAAQHDQPTFMYLAFNATHDPRQAPQEYLDKYPAENILVPANYQPLHPYAEEIGCGRNLRDERLAPFPRTEYAVRVHRREYYALLTHMDAMIGRILDSVEASGKADNTWIFFTADHGLAVGQHGLLGKQNPYDHSVRVPFLVKGPGVNAGGRMEEPIYLQDVMPTTLELAKIEKPEHVDFHSVLPLMDGAVTPYPAIYGAYLNLQRSIRTPEHKLIVFPKAKTVQLFDMQNDPGEQTDLATNPAMQPVVKHLFEQLQSLQKDLGDTLELSATLIGS, from the coding sequence ATGAATCGCTCAGTGATCGCAGCGTGCCTTTTTCTGGGCACGCTTTTTCTCAATGGCACCTCCTCGAAAACCTTCGCGGACGAACGCCCCAACATCATCTTCATCTTCGCTGATGACTTGTGCTTCGATTCCATCGCGGAACTTGGCAACGAAGAGGTCGAGACCCCTAACCTCGACCGCCTCGCTCGCGAAGGCACCTCGTTCAATCACGCCTACAACATGGGCTCCTGGAGCGGTGCCGTTTGCTTGGCCAGCCGCACGATGCTGAACTCGGGACGCTTTGTTTGGCAGGCGCAGGAAATCTACAACCAATCCGAAAAGGAACGCCAAGCAGGTCGCTGGTGGGGCGAGATGATGAAGGCCGCCGGTTACCGCACCTACATGACCGGCAAATGGCATTGTCGCGCGAGCGCCGAAAAGTCATTCGACGTCGTTCGCGATACCCGAGCCGGCATGCCCAAGGATTTCCCCGAAGGCTACAACCGCCCGATCGAAGGCCAACCGGATCCATGGTCGCCATCGGATCCGAAGTGGGGCGGATTCTGGGAAGGCGGCACGCACTGGAGCGAAGTCGTCGCCAATCACAGCGATGACTTCTTCGCTGATGCGGCCCAGCACGACCAACCCACGTTCATGTACCTGGCCTTCAATGCCACTCACGATCCTCGCCAAGCCCCGCAGGAATACCTCGACAAATACCCTGCGGAAAACATCTTGGTCCCCGCGAACTACCAACCGCTGCACCCTTACGCAGAAGAAATCGGATGTGGCCGCAACCTTCGGGACGAGCGTCTGGCGCCATTTCCACGGACCGAATACGCCGTTCGGGTACACCGTCGCGAGTACTACGCGTTGCTAACGCACATGGACGCGATGATTGGCCGCATCCTCGATTCGGTTGAGGCTTCCGGCAAAGCCGACAACACATGGATCTTCTTCACCGCCGACCACGGCCTCGCTGTCGGCCAACATGGTCTTCTCGGAAAGCAGAACCCCTACGACCACAGCGTCCGCGTTCCGTTTCTCGTCAAAGGCCCCGGCGTCAATGCGGGCGGTCGAATGGAAGAACCGATCTACCTGCAAGACGTGATGCCAACGACGCTGGAACTGGCAAAGATTGAGAAACCGGAACACGTCGACTTCCACAGCGTGCTCCCGTTGATGGACGGAGCGGTGACACCGTACCCAGCCATCTACGGCGCCTACCTGAATCTGCAACGCAGCATTCGCACGCCCGAGCACAAACTGATCGTGTTCCCCAAAGCCAAAACAGTGCAACTGTTTGACATGCAAAACGATCCCGGCGAGCAAACCGATCTGGCCACCAACCCCGCCATGCAACCGGTCGTCAAACACCTCTTCGAGCAACTCCAAAGCCTCCAAAAAGACCTCGGCGACACCCTCGAACTCTCCGCCACCCTCATCGGATCCTAA
- a CDS encoding sigma-70 family RNA polymerase sigma factor translates to MHASYRNIAVKELRDQLSRFSPRAKKVEQSLLAEKLLSEIQPDRDYSMDYVTFRITNYRPESSLRQTIASADLVHDLRLLIEDLSDSADISADEAGEHVHTVADLSRNFHVSTKTISRWRDAGLVSRKFLFGKRKRVGFLNSSVDRFIANNRDKVRRGERFSQLSDNEKTEMVERARQLVEGGATFAEVIQQIASIMHRSPETVRYTLKNFDAKNRQLAIFPHHRETLSEEDKRVIHQLQLHGATIPQLCKRFKRTRTSIQRILNEVRMQHLLEMPLEYIYNEDFEDTSREAEYLGEMPVSESARKVRAPSELPSYLAALYDVPLLNREQEGHLFRKMNYLKHRANKLRQSLIEADRMDTAVMDQIQSLYEEAVKVKNKIVQSNLRLVVSIAKRHVASAEDFFSLISDGNMSLIRAVEKFDYSRGNKFSTYASWAIMKNFARTIPNEFKHRDRFRATPEEMFVAHQDERLDPYLEETVQLQRQRELARILDRLDEREQKIISARFGLQRGVEPLTLKEVGEEMGVTKERVRQLEARALSKLRDAARDAKIDVELGAS, encoded by the coding sequence ATGCATGCGTCTTACCGAAACATTGCTGTCAAAGAACTTCGCGATCAACTGTCTCGATTCAGCCCTCGAGCCAAGAAGGTCGAGCAGTCCTTGCTGGCCGAGAAATTGCTGTCGGAAATTCAGCCCGATCGTGATTACTCAATGGACTACGTCACCTTCCGGATCACCAACTACCGCCCCGAATCTTCACTGCGTCAAACGATCGCGTCGGCCGACTTGGTGCACGACCTGCGTTTGCTGATCGAAGACCTTTCCGATTCAGCCGACATCAGTGCGGACGAAGCCGGTGAGCACGTGCACACCGTCGCCGATCTCAGTCGCAATTTCCACGTTTCCACCAAGACCATCAGCCGCTGGCGTGACGCCGGCTTGGTCAGCCGCAAATTCCTGTTCGGCAAACGCAAACGAGTCGGCTTCCTGAACAGCAGCGTCGATCGCTTCATTGCCAACAACCGAGACAAAGTCCGTCGCGGCGAACGTTTCAGCCAATTGAGCGACAATGAGAAGACCGAGATGGTCGAACGCGCTCGGCAATTGGTCGAAGGCGGAGCCACGTTTGCCGAAGTCATCCAGCAAATCGCATCGATCATGCACCGTTCGCCCGAAACGGTTCGCTACACGCTGAAAAACTTCGACGCCAAGAATCGACAACTTGCGATCTTCCCTCATCACCGCGAGACACTCAGCGAAGAAGACAAACGAGTGATCCACCAACTGCAATTGCATGGTGCGACGATCCCTCAATTGTGCAAACGCTTCAAACGCACTCGCACCAGCATCCAGCGGATCCTGAACGAAGTTCGGATGCAGCATCTGCTGGAGATGCCTCTGGAGTACATCTACAACGAAGACTTCGAAGACACCTCGCGAGAAGCCGAGTACCTGGGCGAGATGCCCGTTTCCGAATCCGCTCGCAAAGTGCGGGCTCCCTCGGAATTGCCAAGCTACTTGGCGGCCCTCTACGACGTCCCGTTGTTGAACCGGGAGCAAGAGGGGCACCTCTTCCGCAAAATGAATTACCTCAAGCACCGTGCCAACAAACTGCGTCAATCACTGATCGAAGCGGACCGAATGGACACCGCTGTGATGGATCAAATCCAATCGTTGTACGAAGAAGCGGTCAAGGTGAAGAACAAGATCGTGCAATCGAACTTGCGTTTGGTCGTTTCCATCGCGAAGCGCCATGTCGCATCGGCCGAAGACTTCTTCTCATTGATCAGCGACGGCAACATGTCCTTGATCCGTGCCGTGGAAAAATTCGATTACTCGCGAGGCAATAAGTTCAGCACCTACGCCTCCTGGGCGATCATGAAGAACTTCGCTCGAACCATCCCGAACGAATTCAAACATCGTGATCGCTTCCGTGCGACTCCAGAAGAAATGTTCGTTGCACACCAAGACGAACGTCTGGATCCGTACCTGGAAGAAACCGTTCAGCTCCAGCGTCAGCGCGAGCTGGCTCGTATCCTGGACCGCCTGGACGAACGTGAACAAAAGATCATCTCTGCTCGCTTCGGCTTGCAGCGTGGTGTGGAGCCATTGACCCTGAAAGAAGTCGGCGAAGAAATGGGCGTGACCAAAGAACGCGTGCGTCAACTGGAAGCTCGGGCGTTGAGCAAATTGCGAGATGCAGCACGCGACGCCAAAATCGATGTCGAATTGGGTGCCAGCTGA
- the rpmA gene encoding 50S ribosomal protein L27: MAHKKGQGSSRNGRDSNAQRRGVKKFGGEAVIAGNILVRQVGTKFHPGAGVGMGNDYTLFALVDGKVRFDREGRRVNIDVA, encoded by the coding sequence ATGGCACACAAAAAGGGTCAGGGCAGCAGCCGCAACGGTCGTGACAGCAACGCGCAACGTCGTGGTGTCAAGAAATTCGGCGGTGAAGCCGTTATCGCCGGTAACATCTTGGTTCGTCAGGTTGGAACGAAGTTCCACCCAGGTGCGGGTGTCGGCATGGGCAACGACTACACCTTGTTCGCATTGGTCGACGGCAAAGTCCGTTTTGACCGCGAAGGTCGTCGCGTCAACATTGACGTTGCCTGA
- a CDS encoding ATP-dependent helicase: MSTFDVAGLNPPQAEAVQTLSGPLLVLAGAGTGKTRVVTFRIANLIKHGVSPDRILAVTFTNKAAGEMQDRVADLLGYKKQKRKRGQKGPPKPTISTFHAQCVKILREHAPALGFPATFAIYDRSDQESLARAILRELRLPNTALKPNDMLSIISGWKSASVFPEEAMSIASTDKEHFAASGYRRYQNGLRARGAMDFDDLLLQTEMLFSEHAEIRDREASKYDHVLVDEYQDTNGSQYRITKFLTEAHRNLCVVGDDDQSIYAWRGADVSHILSFSKDWPDAKVVWLEDNYRSTGAILEMANTLIDFNTVRHDKVLKPYRPSGKRPRIVQHKDEQAEAETVVREIKHLIDNEHIQPKDISILFRTNEQPRLFETELRKHDVPYVMLGSQSFFDRREVRDIVAYLKWINQPDDEISLLRVINTPARGLSNKSVRMLIDRAVAKGIPVWQVMNDPESVADLTPAALRGIDQLKQLLGDVQQRLSNETMREGLETLLQRTAYADEIARLYDQPDERESRMASIGEVANAVAAYEDKNEEPDLSGFLSDIALAGREMGSEKDKLAMKNAVWLLTMHAAKGLEFPVVYMVGMEDGILPHSRTLKGGMDEDIAEERRLCYVGITRAQDQLTMSLALTRRKWGKPRPTKPSMFLYEITGQADNPNKYRKRKQGAPRP, from the coding sequence TTGAGCACGTTTGATGTTGCGGGCCTGAATCCGCCACAAGCCGAAGCGGTGCAGACTTTGTCTGGCCCGCTCCTGGTGCTCGCCGGTGCTGGCACGGGCAAGACCCGTGTGGTGACGTTTCGCATTGCGAATCTGATCAAGCACGGCGTTTCGCCTGATCGCATCTTGGCGGTCACGTTCACCAACAAAGCGGCTGGTGAAATGCAGGATCGTGTGGCCGATCTGCTGGGATATAAAAAGCAGAAGCGGAAACGCGGCCAAAAAGGGCCGCCCAAGCCCACCATCAGCACGTTTCATGCTCAGTGCGTGAAAATCCTTCGCGAGCATGCACCCGCGCTCGGCTTTCCCGCGACCTTTGCGATTTATGACCGCAGTGATCAAGAGTCACTGGCGCGAGCGATTCTGCGTGAGTTGCGGTTGCCGAACACGGCTCTGAAACCCAATGACATGCTCTCGATCATCAGTGGTTGGAAGAGCGCGTCGGTGTTTCCGGAGGAAGCGATGAGCATCGCCAGCACCGACAAGGAGCATTTCGCTGCGTCCGGCTACCGGCGTTACCAGAATGGGCTGCGTGCTCGCGGGGCCATGGACTTTGATGACTTGCTGCTGCAAACCGAGATGCTGTTCAGTGAGCACGCAGAGATTCGTGATCGTGAAGCGAGCAAGTACGACCATGTGTTGGTCGATGAGTACCAGGACACCAACGGGAGCCAGTACCGGATCACCAAGTTCCTGACCGAGGCTCACCGGAACCTGTGCGTCGTCGGCGACGATGATCAGTCGATTTACGCTTGGAGAGGTGCGGACGTGTCGCACATTCTCAGTTTCAGCAAGGATTGGCCGGACGCGAAAGTGGTTTGGCTGGAGGACAATTATCGCAGCACGGGAGCCATTTTGGAGATGGCCAACACGCTGATTGACTTCAACACGGTGCGTCACGACAAGGTGCTCAAGCCCTATCGGCCGTCCGGCAAACGCCCTCGGATCGTGCAGCACAAAGACGAGCAAGCCGAGGCAGAGACCGTCGTTCGTGAGATCAAGCACTTGATCGACAACGAGCACATTCAGCCCAAAGACATCTCGATTTTGTTTCGAACCAACGAGCAGCCTCGTCTGTTTGAGACCGAACTGCGGAAGCACGATGTGCCCTACGTGATGCTGGGCAGTCAGTCGTTCTTTGATCGTCGCGAAGTTCGTGACATCGTGGCTTATTTGAAGTGGATCAATCAGCCGGACGATGAGATTTCGTTGCTGCGAGTGATCAACACGCCCGCGCGGGGACTGAGCAACAAGTCCGTGAGGATGTTGATCGACCGCGCGGTTGCCAAGGGGATTCCGGTTTGGCAGGTGATGAATGATCCTGAGTCGGTTGCCGATTTGACTCCGGCGGCACTGCGCGGGATCGACCAACTGAAGCAGTTGTTGGGAGACGTTCAGCAGCGGCTTTCCAACGAAACCATGCGAGAAGGTTTGGAGACTTTGTTGCAGCGGACAGCGTACGCGGATGAGATCGCGCGTCTGTACGACCAGCCTGATGAGCGTGAGTCTCGGATGGCATCGATTGGTGAAGTCGCCAACGCGGTTGCCGCTTACGAAGACAAAAACGAAGAGCCTGATCTATCGGGGTTCTTGTCCGACATCGCGCTCGCCGGTCGCGAGATGGGCAGCGAAAAAGACAAGCTGGCGATGAAGAACGCGGTGTGGTTGTTGACCATGCACGCGGCCAAAGGACTGGAGTTCCCGGTCGTCTACATGGTCGGCATGGAAGATGGGATTCTGCCACACAGTCGCACGTTGAAGGGCGGGATGGACGAGGACATCGCCGAGGAGCGGCGGTTGTGTTACGTCGGCATCACTCGTGCCCAAGATCAGCTGACGATGTCGCTGGCATTGACGCGTCGTAAGTGGGGAAAGCCACGTCCGACCAAGCCGAGCATGTTCCTGTACGAGATCACCGGCCAAGCCGACAATCCGAACAAGTATCGGAAGCGAAAGCAGGGAGCGCCACGACCGTAG